From Actinopolyspora lacussalsi, a single genomic window includes:
- a CDS encoding hypothetical protein (product_source=Hypo-rule applied; pfam=PF04672; superfamily=53335): MTEQTDWLPRDVDEEVPSAARIYDYLLGGAHNFAADRRLGEKFLAALPSARHVARLNRAFLRRAVLTLEDAGIRQFIDIGSGIPTVGNVHEIARDVDENSRVVYADNEPVAVAHSELLLRDDPNATMLQADLLDPEGIFGHPRTTNLLDLSRPIGLLMVGVLHFAAPENDPVDVMRRYREALPPGSYLALSHFTADIRPEDMLGVAEVMRQSADPIHPRSHAEITELFDGFELLDPGVVGTALWRPDDDGLHAETPGSAQIYAGVGYKA, translated from the coding sequence GTGACGGAACAGACGGATTGGCTGCCGCGTGATGTGGACGAGGAGGTGCCCAGCGCGGCGCGAATATACGACTATTTGCTGGGTGGTGCCCACAATTTCGCCGCCGACCGCAGACTGGGCGAGAAGTTCCTGGCCGCGTTACCGAGTGCCCGGCACGTCGCCCGTCTCAACCGTGCTTTCCTGCGACGTGCGGTGCTGACTCTCGAAGACGCCGGTATCAGGCAGTTCATCGATATCGGCTCGGGGATTCCCACCGTCGGCAATGTGCACGAGATCGCGCGGGACGTCGACGAGAACTCCAGGGTGGTCTACGCCGACAACGAGCCCGTCGCGGTTGCCCACAGCGAGTTGTTGCTGCGCGACGATCCGAACGCGACGATGCTGCAGGCGGACCTCCTCGATCCGGAAGGCATATTCGGGCACCCGCGAACCACGAACCTGCTGGATCTGTCCCGACCCATCGGGTTGCTGATGGTCGGTGTGCTGCACTTCGCCGCTCCCGAGAACGATCCGGTCGACGTCATGCGCCGTTACCGCGAAGCGCTGCCCCCCGGCAGCTACCTGGCGCTCTCGCATTTCACCGCCGATATCAGGCCCGAGGACATGCTCGGGGTCGCCGAGGTGATGCGGCAGAGCGCCGACCCGATCCATCCGCGTTCCCACGCCGAGATCACCGAACTGTTCGACGGTTTCGAACTGCTCGACCCCGGAGTGGTTGGAACGGCGCTGTGGCGTCCGGACGACGACGGCCTGCACGCCGAGACCCCCGGATCGGCGCAGATCTACGCCGGAGTTGGCTACAAAGCGTGA
- a CDS encoding PAS domain S-box-containing protein/diguanylate cyclase (GGDEF)-like protein (product_source=TIGR00229/TIGR00254; cath_funfam=3.20.20.450,3.30.450.20,3.30.70.270; cog=COG5001; pfam=PF00563,PF00990,PF13426; smart=SM00086,SM00091,SM00267; superfamily=141868,55073,55785; tigrfam=TIGR00229,TIGR00254) has protein sequence MSHASSDRDLPIDDGAGQDERVATWESGRWCADLATQWARWLSHTAYIPMALGSLESELRELIELILEGLRQPERIETTGHSVGTRLVSLHATGEDSLTRSLELLCRTLLPGPSNESARRVLTLLASVASGYAEADRGSALEQQETLKRALLWSKLDAERKLRVSEDRFREVFNTTPIGIGLCDLDGTFREVNPALERTLGYSATELVSTAVTELFDPGEAEIVSANYVELLQGRRSGLRERRNLVRADGTKAWTYIAVSVLRDTDGEAYRIVLMVEDLRELNDLQEQLYFQTLHDPITGLANRQHFRTRLEGALASFSPDERLTLYQLRLDGFGLINHGLGYEIGDSIVQSVANRLSGLVRGEDGLVARIGGTEFAVLLRQCPGTPGIAEFAELINAELDEPIYINGNGLAPTASIGVVQRSVGDAEPTDMLWAAGVALRSAEKAGKRQWAVFDPHRAPVELTEAKLAAIMPGALELGEFEVGYRPLVSLADGELVAVEARLAWQPEGHERLEHDACLRLAERSGITLALRDWTLRTAWRQLSEWHAVGFDHQLVVGLSPNQSRDPDLVSRVRRVVEEESPDPSRLLLCMSMTALMGTGGEAADNVATLADMGVRTAAHEFRAAPAELRFLRKFPTRAVLLAPDLVRLAEEDETFESPELRALGGIVPLVRSCGIPLAVPEVRTGGQARLWREQGCDIGSGPFCSEVLSASEMTELLRENAPASDAS, from the coding sequence ATGAGCCACGCGAGTTCGGACCGGGATCTCCCGATCGACGATGGGGCAGGCCAGGACGAGAGGGTGGCCACATGGGAGAGCGGACGATGGTGTGCCGATCTGGCCACCCAGTGGGCCCGATGGTTGAGCCACACCGCCTACATACCGATGGCTCTCGGTTCACTGGAATCCGAGCTCCGTGAACTGATCGAACTGATTCTCGAAGGACTTCGGCAGCCGGAGCGGATCGAGACGACCGGTCACTCGGTGGGAACCCGGTTGGTGAGCCTGCACGCCACCGGGGAGGACAGCCTCACCCGCAGTCTGGAACTGCTGTGCCGCACCCTGTTGCCCGGCCCCTCGAACGAATCCGCGCGGCGGGTGCTGACCCTGCTGGCCTCCGTCGCCTCCGGATACGCCGAGGCCGATCGGGGTAGTGCTCTCGAACAGCAGGAAACCCTCAAGCGCGCACTGCTGTGGTCCAAACTGGATGCCGAGCGCAAGCTGCGCGTCAGCGAGGACCGCTTCCGGGAGGTATTCAACACCACCCCGATCGGTATCGGACTGTGTGATCTCGACGGCACGTTTCGGGAGGTCAATCCGGCGCTGGAGCGGACTCTCGGTTACAGCGCGACGGAACTGGTCTCCACCGCCGTCACCGAACTGTTCGACCCCGGTGAAGCGGAGATCGTCTCGGCCAACTACGTCGAGCTGCTGCAGGGCCGGCGCAGCGGGCTGCGTGAACGCCGCAATCTGGTGCGAGCCGACGGCACGAAGGCGTGGACCTACATCGCCGTCTCGGTGCTGCGCGACACGGACGGCGAGGCTTACCGGATCGTGCTGATGGTCGAGGATCTGCGTGAACTCAACGACCTGCAGGAACAGCTCTACTTCCAGACACTGCACGATCCGATCACCGGTCTGGCGAACCGCCAGCACTTCCGAACGAGGTTGGAAGGGGCACTCGCCTCCTTCTCGCCCGACGAGCGGCTCACGCTCTACCAGCTGCGGCTCGACGGTTTCGGGCTCATCAACCACGGACTCGGTTACGAGATCGGTGACAGCATCGTGCAGTCAGTCGCCAACCGGCTCTCCGGACTCGTCCGGGGCGAGGACGGGCTGGTCGCCCGGATCGGTGGAACCGAGTTCGCCGTGCTGCTCCGGCAGTGCCCCGGTACTCCGGGAATCGCGGAGTTCGCCGAGCTGATCAACGCCGAACTCGACGAGCCGATCTACATCAACGGCAACGGCTTGGCCCCCACGGCCAGCATCGGTGTCGTACAGCGTTCGGTCGGCGATGCCGAGCCCACCGACATGTTGTGGGCCGCGGGAGTGGCGCTGCGCAGTGCGGAGAAGGCCGGGAAACGACAGTGGGCCGTGTTCGACCCGCACCGGGCTCCCGTCGAACTGACCGAGGCCAAACTGGCCGCCATCATGCCCGGCGCTCTGGAACTCGGGGAGTTCGAGGTCGGTTACCGGCCACTGGTTTCGCTGGCCGACGGAGAGCTCGTGGCAGTCGAGGCGCGGCTGGCGTGGCAGCCGGAGGGCCACGAACGGCTGGAGCACGACGCGTGTCTCCGCTTGGCCGAACGTTCCGGTATCACCCTCGCGTTGCGCGACTGGACGCTGCGCACCGCCTGGCGACAGCTGTCCGAGTGGCACGCGGTCGGATTCGACCACCAGCTCGTGGTTGGGCTCAGTCCCAACCAGTCCCGCGACCCGGATCTGGTGTCCCGCGTTCGACGCGTCGTCGAGGAGGAATCGCCGGACCCGAGCCGGCTGTTGCTGTGCATGTCGATGACGGCGTTGATGGGAACCGGCGGGGAAGCCGCTGACAACGTCGCGACCCTGGCGGACATGGGGGTGCGTACGGCGGCCCACGAGTTCCGCGCCGCTCCCGCCGAACTGCGCTTCCTGCGGAAGTTCCCCACCCGTGCGGTGCTGCTGGCGCCCGATCTCGTCCGACTCGCCGAGGAGGACGAGACCTTCGAGTCCCCGGAGCTCAGGGCGCTCGGCGGTATAGTCCCACTGGTACGTTCCTGCGGCATTCCGTTGGCAGTGCCGGAAGTGCGTACGGGGGGACAGGCCCGGTTGTGGCGGGAGCAGGGTTGTGACATCGGATCCGGCCCGTTCTGCTCCGAGGTGCTCTCGGCGTCGGAGATGACGGAATTGCTGCGGGAGAACGCACCCGCGTCGGACGCCTCGTAG
- a CDS encoding pyruvate dehydrogenase E1 component beta subunit (product_source=KO:K00162; cath_funfam=3.40.50.920,3.40.50.970; cog=COG0022; ko=KO:K00162; pfam=PF02779,PF02780; superfamily=52518,52922) has product MAVITYRQALHDTLREEMLSDENVFLIGEEIGVFEGSYKITAGLLEEFGEKRVRDTPIAEEGFVGAAVGAAMLGLRPVVELMTINFSLLALDQIVNHAAKIYGMFGGQSNAPMVLRTPGGGGQQLGATHSQNIELYYAFVPGLKVVAPSTPADARALLKASLADNDPVLFLENLALYNTKGEVPDDMPPAEIGRAGVTRTGSDITIIGYSRMATVATQVADQLGEEGISAEVIDLRSLRPLDRETLVESVRKTGCAVIAEDDWLTYGIGAEIAASISDGAFDYLDAPVRRVAAAEVPLPYAKPLERAALPSAESLNAAVRQTLDAVGHRR; this is encoded by the coding sequence TTGGCCGTCATCACTTACCGGCAAGCGCTGCACGACACGCTGCGCGAGGAAATGCTCTCCGATGAGAACGTGTTTCTGATCGGAGAAGAGATCGGAGTCTTCGAGGGCTCCTACAAGATCACCGCGGGACTGCTCGAGGAGTTCGGCGAGAAGCGGGTACGCGACACCCCGATCGCCGAGGAGGGCTTCGTCGGAGCCGCGGTGGGAGCCGCGATGCTGGGGCTGCGTCCGGTCGTGGAGCTGATGACGATCAACTTCTCGTTGCTGGCGCTCGACCAGATCGTCAACCACGCCGCGAAGATCTACGGCATGTTCGGCGGCCAGTCCAACGCCCCGATGGTGCTGCGCACCCCCGGCGGTGGTGGGCAGCAGTTGGGTGCGACGCATTCGCAGAACATCGAGCTGTACTACGCGTTCGTGCCCGGGCTGAAGGTCGTCGCACCGAGCACCCCGGCAGACGCCAGGGCACTGCTGAAGGCTTCGCTGGCCGACAACGATCCGGTGTTGTTCCTGGAGAACCTCGCGCTCTACAACACCAAGGGCGAGGTTCCCGACGACATGCCGCCCGCGGAGATCGGCAGAGCCGGTGTCACCCGCACCGGCAGCGACATCACCATCATCGGCTACTCGCGCATGGCCACCGTGGCTACCCAGGTCGCCGACCAGCTGGGTGAGGAGGGGATCTCCGCCGAGGTGATCGACCTGCGCAGCCTGCGTCCGCTGGACCGGGAGACTCTGGTGGAGTCCGTCCGCAAGACCGGTTGCGCCGTGATCGCGGAGGACGACTGGTTGACCTACGGCATCGGTGCCGAGATCGCGGCCTCCATCTCCGACGGTGCCTTCGACTATCTCGACGCCCCGGTACGTCGTGTCGCCGCGGCCGAGGTTCCGCTGCCCTACGCCAAGCCGCTGGAGCGGGCGGCGCTGCCCTCGGCCGAGTCGCTCAACGCGGCGGTACGGCAGACACTCGACGCCGTCGGACATCGTCGCTGA
- a CDS encoding hypothetical protein (product_source=Hypo-rule applied) — protein sequence MLPSRTAEIHTVAIICFPSEVNTLNVGLMR from the coding sequence ATGTTGCCCAGCCGGACTGCCGAAATACATACCGTTGCGATAATCTGCTTTCCCTCGGAAGTAAATACCCTGAACGTGGGATTGATGAGATGA
- a CDS encoding pyruvate dehydrogenase E2 component (dihydrolipoamide acetyltransferase) (product_source=KO:K00627; cath_funfam=2.40.50.100,3.30.559.10,4.10.320.10; cog=COG0508; ko=KO:K00627; pfam=PF00198,PF00364,PF02817; superfamily=47005,51230,52777; tigrfam=TIGR01349), with product MTEIHMPRLSDTMEEGVISTWRKQVGDQINRGDVVADIETDKAVMEMEAYDDGVLEKILIAEGETVPIGVPIGIMGDGSGAAAAAGTSGGGSDGSTGGSATTAASSESGSTETASPDTAAPRSAASTESDADPRERPKASPLARAVAREKGVDLSTVTGTGPGGRIIRVDIEAAAEATTDTESSRQSAPEPQPTERSESHQQSQDLEEIPLSNIRKVTARRLTESKQQAPHFYLTSAVDVTDLVSFRSDLNERLQASGGPKVSVNDLVVKACATALRANPSVNVSFRDEKLFQHNRVHLGVAVALDSGLVVPVIPDADRKSVSEIAAEGKEKAERARDGKLKPDEMSGSTFSVSNLGMFGIEEFSAVINPPEAAILAVGATREEVQVHDGEFVVRKMMRMTLSADHRAVDGAVGAVFMQQLTSLLQDPIRIIA from the coding sequence ATGACCGAGATTCACATGCCGCGCCTGTCCGACACGATGGAGGAAGGCGTTATATCCACCTGGCGCAAACAGGTGGGCGACCAGATCAACCGCGGCGACGTCGTGGCCGATATCGAGACCGACAAGGCCGTCATGGAGATGGAGGCCTACGACGACGGGGTGCTGGAGAAGATCCTCATCGCCGAGGGCGAGACCGTGCCCATCGGTGTCCCCATCGGGATCATGGGTGACGGATCGGGTGCCGCCGCTGCCGCCGGTACCTCCGGAGGCGGCTCGGACGGGTCCACCGGCGGTTCCGCGACCACGGCGGCGAGCTCGGAGTCCGGTTCAACCGAGACCGCTTCTCCCGATACCGCCGCGCCACGGTCCGCCGCGTCGACGGAGTCCGATGCCGATCCTCGCGAACGTCCGAAGGCCTCACCGCTCGCCCGGGCCGTCGCCAGGGAGAAGGGTGTCGACCTGTCCACCGTGACCGGTACGGGCCCCGGCGGACGCATCATCAGGGTCGACATCGAGGCCGCGGCCGAGGCGACCACCGACACCGAGTCATCCCGGCAGTCGGCCCCGGAGCCCCAGCCGACAGAGCGCTCGGAGTCCCACCAACAGAGCCAGGATCTCGAAGAGATCCCGTTGAGCAACATCCGCAAGGTCACTGCTCGGCGGCTGACCGAGAGCAAACAGCAGGCGCCGCACTTCTACCTGACCAGTGCCGTGGACGTCACCGACCTGGTCTCGTTCCGCTCCGACCTCAACGAACGGCTGCAGGCCTCCGGCGGCCCGAAGGTCAGCGTGAACGACCTGGTGGTCAAGGCCTGTGCCACCGCGCTGCGCGCGAATCCCTCGGTCAACGTCTCGTTCCGGGACGAGAAGCTGTTCCAGCACAACCGGGTTCATCTCGGGGTCGCCGTGGCGCTGGACTCGGGTCTGGTCGTACCTGTCATCCCCGACGCCGACCGCAAGAGCGTCTCCGAGATCGCGGCGGAAGGCAAGGAGAAGGCCGAACGCGCCAGGGACGGCAAGCTCAAGCCCGACGAGATGTCCGGAAGTACCTTCAGCGTGTCCAACCTGGGCATGTTCGGTATCGAGGAGTTCTCGGCGGTCATCAACCCGCCCGAGGCGGCCATCCTCGCCGTGGGCGCGACCCGCGAGGAGGTGCAGGTCCACGACGGGGAGTTCGTGGTGCGCAAGATGATGCGCATGACCCTGTCCGCCGATCACCGTGCGGTCGACGGTGCCGTGGGGGCCGTGTTCATGCAGCAGCTCACCTCGCTGCTGCAGGACCCCATCCGGATCATCGCCTAG
- a CDS encoding CysZ protein (product_source=KO:K06203; cog=COG2981; ko=KO:K06203; pfam=PF07264; superfamily=103473; transmembrane_helix_parts=Inside_1_24,TMhelix_25_47,Outside_48_77,TMhelix_78_100,Inside_101_136,TMhelix_137_159,Outside_160_162,TMhelix_163_185,Inside_186_204,TMhelix_205_227,Outside_228_263) — protein MNHISAGVRDLGTGFTSIVRSPRMLLLGGVPALLSSLLLLAGIVVLAFFSGDLAGWLTPFADGWSEWWRRSFRGLLALALIAGAVLLGSVSFIALTLLIGGPFYDHIAERTERERGLDGDEGAGWLRLLSRGLADALRLLLIGVIGTLVLFPLGFVPVLGQTVVPVVGVLFGGWLVALELTGPVFQRLGMTVGTRHRILWRHRRTVLGFAVPAYLLCLVPVAQLVVIPAAVVGGTLLAHRVLGTRWPDESTADGNRTNGAGTV, from the coding sequence ATGAACCACATCTCCGCCGGTGTCCGTGATCTCGGTACCGGCTTCACCAGCATCGTGCGTTCGCCGCGGATGTTGTTGTTGGGCGGAGTGCCCGCGCTGCTGAGCAGTCTGCTGCTGCTGGCCGGAATCGTCGTGCTGGCCTTCTTCAGCGGTGATCTCGCGGGCTGGTTGACCCCCTTCGCCGACGGCTGGTCGGAATGGTGGCGTCGCTCGTTCCGGGGGCTGCTGGCACTCGCGTTGATCGCCGGAGCGGTGCTGCTCGGCTCGGTGTCGTTCATAGCACTGACCCTGTTGATCGGGGGGCCGTTCTACGATCACATCGCCGAGCGCACCGAACGGGAGCGCGGCCTCGACGGTGATGAGGGCGCGGGCTGGCTACGACTGCTGTCGCGGGGACTGGCCGACGCGTTGCGACTGTTGCTCATCGGTGTGATCGGCACCTTGGTCCTGTTCCCGCTCGGCTTCGTGCCGGTGCTGGGCCAGACAGTGGTGCCGGTGGTCGGTGTGCTCTTCGGCGGCTGGCTGGTCGCGCTCGAACTGACCGGGCCGGTGTTCCAGCGGCTCGGCATGACGGTCGGTACCCGGCATCGGATACTGTGGCGTCATCGACGTACGGTGCTCGGATTCGCGGTACCGGCGTACCTGCTCTGCCTGGTACCGGTGGCTCAGCTCGTGGTGATCCCCGCCGCGGTGGTCGGAGGAACCCTGCTGGCGCATCGGGTGCTGGGTACCCGGTGGCCGGACGAGTCAACGGCGGACGGAAACCGAACCAACGGTGCTGGGACGGTCTGA
- a CDS encoding hypothetical protein (product_source=Hypo-rule applied; pfam=PF13398; superfamily=53067; transmembrane_helix_parts=Inside_1_6,TMhelix_7_29,Outside_30_83,TMhelix_84_106,Inside_107_117,TMhelix_118_140,Outside_141_154,TMhelix_155_177,Inside_178_204,TMhelix_205_227,Outside_228_234) encodes MEDVVRLLPEFSGTLPASVVALLALVLVTYRASWTVLRNVVTIAHEGGHAVVALLSGRRLNGIRLHSDTSGLTVSTGPAHGPGMVLTLFAGYPAVSLLGLVAAWLVSADRVSLLLRAAVVALALLLVALRNLYGVLSVLLTGTALFAVSWWATPGVQLLFAQLLGWFLLLGGIRPLFELSGKRRRGGASNSDADQLARLTAAPAVLWLSLWLLIALGALVLGANWLLADLIPFW; translated from the coding sequence GTGGAAGACGTCGTCCGATTGCTGCCCGAGTTCTCCGGGACGCTGCCCGCTTCGGTGGTCGCCCTGCTCGCCCTGGTACTGGTCACCTACCGGGCGAGCTGGACAGTGCTGCGCAACGTGGTCACCATCGCGCACGAAGGTGGTCATGCGGTCGTGGCGCTGCTCAGCGGACGCAGGCTCAACGGCATCAGGCTGCATTCGGACACCTCGGGCCTGACCGTCTCCACCGGGCCGGCTCACGGTCCGGGGATGGTCCTCACACTCTTCGCGGGTTATCCGGCGGTCTCGCTGCTGGGGCTGGTGGCGGCGTGGTTGGTTTCGGCGGACCGGGTGTCGCTGCTGCTCCGCGCCGCCGTGGTGGCGCTGGCGTTGCTGCTCGTCGCGTTGCGCAATCTCTACGGGGTGCTCTCGGTACTGCTGACCGGCACCGCGTTGTTCGCGGTTTCCTGGTGGGCCACTCCCGGTGTTCAACTGCTGTTCGCGCAGTTGTTGGGGTGGTTCCTGCTGTTGGGAGGCATCCGTCCGCTTTTCGAGTTGTCCGGCAAGCGTCGCAGGGGAGGGGCGAGCAACTCCGATGCTGATCAGCTGGCGCGCTTGACGGCGGCGCCGGCGGTGCTCTGGCTGTCGCTGTGGTTGTTGATCGCTCTCGGAGCGCTGGTGCTGGGAGCGAACTGGCTGTTGGCGGATCTGATTCCGTTCTGGTGA